One window from the genome of Faecalibacterium sp. HTF-F encodes:
- a CDS encoding putative RNA methyltransferase encodes MSKNEPFAPWQCPLCGEKLTGDSTLKCTKGHCFDRAKEGYWHLLPVQSMRTKAPGDSKEMVAARRAFLNAGYYGIFGRALGELCLEYGLPAAPDAPLHLLDAGCGEGWYDRCIAQAFAEKGSRVQLAGFDIAKPAVRLAAKALPTAQYAVASSFSQPVRTGWADLLLNCFSPFAQEEFLRVLRPGGRMIYVVPGAEHLYQMKAVLYEKPYKNPVQQIAYAGFRAIGEREVSGRITVPQDQLEALFAMTPYYWKTPRGGAERLAALPELETEISFRFLLLEKE; translated from the coding sequence ATGAGCAAAAATGAACCGTTTGCCCCATGGCAGTGCCCGCTGTGCGGGGAAAAACTGACCGGCGACAGCACCCTGAAATGCACAAAGGGCCACTGCTTCGACCGTGCAAAGGAGGGCTACTGGCACCTGCTGCCGGTGCAGAGCATGCGCACCAAGGCCCCTGGCGACAGCAAAGAGATGGTGGCGGCCCGCCGCGCGTTTCTGAATGCCGGATACTACGGCATCTTCGGCAGGGCGCTGGGAGAGCTGTGTCTGGAATACGGCCTGCCTGCCGCGCCGGATGCGCCGCTGCACCTGCTGGATGCGGGCTGCGGCGAGGGCTGGTACGACCGCTGCATCGCACAGGCCTTTGCCGAAAAGGGCAGCCGGGTGCAGCTGGCGGGCTTTGATATCGCAAAGCCTGCGGTGCGTCTGGCTGCAAAGGCCCTGCCCACGGCACAGTATGCGGTGGCGTCCAGCTTCAGCCAGCCGGTGCGCACCGGCTGGGCCGACCTGCTGCTGAACTGCTTTTCGCCCTTTGCGCAGGAGGAATTCCTGCGGGTGCTGCGCCCGGGCGGGCGGATGATTTACGTGGTGCCCGGTGCGGAGCACCTCTATCAGATGAAAGCGGTGCTTTACGAAAAGCCGTATAAAAACCCGGTGCAGCAGATCGCCTACGCAGGCTTCCGGGCCATTGGAGAGCGGGAGGTGTCGGGCCGCATCACGGTGCCGCAGGACCAGCTGGAAGCCCTGTTCGCCATGACGCCTTACTACTGGAAAACGCCCCGCGGCGGTGCAGAACGTCTTGCCGCCCTGCCGGAGCTGGAGACTGAGATCTCGTTCCGGTTCCTGCTGCTGGAAAAAGAATGA
- a CDS encoding alanine/glycine:cation symporter family protein has translation MVEMITQVNNAVNGVVWGPFGLALLFCTGFWMSARTGFFQFRKMGYWLRHTIGAIFTNKDITAHTSKEDMAISQFQSMCTALAGTIGTGNIVGVATAIVSGGPGAIFWMWVMALLGMMTSFSENVLGVYYRRKNEKGEWSGGAMYYLTDGLGAKKGCRQIGRVLAVLFACFCILASFGIGNMSQINSIAGNMNAAFGVPTLVTGLCLMAVTALIVIGGLKRVAAVTEKLVPLMALFYIAGALMIVVLHAGNIPAAFAAIFKGAFNLNAAGGGALGYGISQTITWGFKRGAFSNEAGLGSAVMVNSASNVKEPVHQGMWGVFEVFADTIVVCTLTALVILTTGVVDLQSGAVLVGVQDNALVGQAFTAAFGSFGPKFIAISILLFAYSTTLGWSHYGTKAVEYLFGATGSRIYKVVFVCMTVVGATMKLGLAWDLSDTFNGLMMIPNLIGVLALSGTVVAITRNYFDRRVKGKDIEPMWSAFPEYQKQEEAEAAAEEAELEKAANK, from the coding sequence ATGGTCGAGATGATCACACAGGTGAACAACGCCGTCAACGGTGTGGTGTGGGGGCCCTTTGGTCTGGCGCTGCTGTTCTGCACCGGCTTCTGGATGAGCGCCCGCACGGGCTTTTTCCAGTTCCGTAAAATGGGCTACTGGCTCCGGCACACCATCGGTGCGATCTTCACCAACAAGGACATCACCGCGCACACCAGCAAGGAGGATATGGCCATCAGCCAGTTCCAGAGCATGTGCACGGCGCTGGCGGGCACCATCGGCACCGGCAACATCGTGGGTGTGGCAACGGCCATCGTCTCCGGCGGCCCGGGTGCCATCTTCTGGATGTGGGTCATGGCATTGCTTGGCATGATGACCAGCTTTTCCGAGAATGTTCTGGGCGTCTACTACCGCCGCAAAAACGAAAAGGGCGAGTGGTCGGGCGGTGCCATGTACTACCTCACCGACGGTCTGGGCGCAAAAAAAGGCTGTCGGCAGATCGGCAGAGTGCTGGCGGTGCTGTTTGCCTGCTTCTGCATCCTTGCATCCTTCGGCATCGGCAACATGAGCCAGATCAATTCCATTGCCGGCAATATGAACGCCGCCTTCGGCGTGCCGACCCTCGTCACCGGCCTGTGCCTGATGGCGGTCACAGCCCTCATCGTCATTGGCGGACTGAAGCGGGTGGCCGCTGTCACCGAAAAGCTGGTGCCGCTGATGGCACTGTTCTACATTGCAGGCGCACTTATGATCGTGGTGCTCCATGCAGGCAATATCCCGGCAGCATTTGCCGCCATCTTCAAGGGTGCCTTCAACCTGAACGCCGCAGGCGGCGGTGCGCTGGGCTACGGCATCAGCCAGACCATCACATGGGGCTTCAAGCGCGGTGCCTTCTCCAACGAAGCTGGTCTCGGCTCTGCCGTCATGGTCAACTCGGCCTCCAACGTCAAGGAGCCGGTGCATCAGGGCATGTGGGGCGTGTTTGAGGTGTTTGCGGATACCATCGTGGTCTGCACGCTCACCGCGCTGGTCATTCTGACCACCGGCGTTGTGGATCTGCAGAGCGGTGCGGTGCTGGTCGGCGTGCAGGACAACGCGCTGGTGGGTCAGGCGTTCACCGCAGCCTTTGGCAGCTTCGGCCCCAAGTTCATTGCCATCTCCATCCTGCTGTTCGCCTACTCCACCACGCTGGGCTGGAGCCACTACGGCACCAAGGCTGTGGAGTACCTGTTCGGCGCCACCGGAAGCCGCATCTACAAGGTGGTGTTCGTGTGCATGACCGTGGTGGGCGCTACCATGAAGCTGGGTCTTGCGTGGGACCTCTCCGATACCTTCAACGGCCTGATGATGATCCCGAACCTCATCGGTGTGCTGGCCCTGTCCGGCACCGTGGTGGCCATTACCAGAAACTACTTTGACCGCAGGGTGAAGGGCAAGGACATCGAGCCCATGTGGTCGGCCTTCCCCGAATACCAGAAACAGGAAGAAGCGGAAGCCGCTGCAGAGGAAGCCGAGCTGGAAAAGGCCGCGAACAAATAA
- a CDS encoding ECF transporter S component has product MSTTAMWLLLAVVVIAIVIGSVLYKRTFTTKELALTGVMAALSLVAYLFFRVPFYGGSSFHLGNTFTALTALLLDGVSGGLAGAIGLALADILAGDPGYAVTTFVLKFIIGITCGAVAHKVFKLRELDRRSSGYLAKVIVSAGSGLLLNVLTDPFLGYFRNVYIFGQEYTVAQALTKIAGGVTFVNSVASTVCVVILYLALRPALERAGLLPKGKN; this is encoded by the coding sequence ATGTCTACTACTGCAATGTGGCTGCTGCTGGCAGTCGTTGTCATCGCCATCGTCATTGGCAGTGTGCTGTACAAGCGCACCTTCACCACCAAGGAACTGGCCCTCACCGGCGTCATGGCCGCTTTGAGCCTTGTGGCCTATCTGTTCTTCCGTGTGCCGTTCTACGGCGGTTCGTCGTTCCATCTGGGCAACACCTTCACCGCCCTGACCGCACTGCTGCTGGACGGTGTATCCGGCGGTCTGGCCGGTGCCATTGGTCTGGCGCTGGCCGATATCCTGGCCGGTGACCCGGGCTACGCCGTCACCACCTTTGTGCTGAAGTTCATCATCGGCATCACCTGCGGTGCTGTGGCGCACAAGGTCTTCAAGCTGCGCGAGCTGGACAGGCGCAGCTCCGGCTATCTGGCAAAGGTGATCGTCTCTGCCGGTTCCGGCCTGCTGCTGAACGTGCTGACCGACCCCTTCCTTGGCTACTTCCGCAATGTGTACATCTTTGGTCAGGAATACACTGTGGCACAGGCGCTGACCAAAATCGCAGGCGGTGTCACCTTTGTGAACAGTGTGGCTTCCACCGTGTGCGTGGTGATCCTGTACCTTGCCCTGCGTCCGGCTCTGGAACGCGCCGGTCTGCTGCCCAAGGGCAAAAACTAA
- a CDS encoding Rnf-Nqr domain containing protein: protein MKDVVTTSAVFFNYALLAVFAQNAVFTRALGVSRLVQLVGDDRISSWLFGMQLCITQILVTPFAWYAGSRIAPLANRAQLRPLVYIASIAVVCLLEHAVLWLAKGLPHRSALLRIVPLAGLNSCVLGTVLVERTQSFTLGQSLGFGLGSGLGYVLAVLLVTEARHRLRSKAIPEAFRGLPITLVYIGVLALAIYGFTGHSVIL, encoded by the coding sequence ATGAAAGATGTTGTTACGACCAGTGCAGTGTTCTTCAACTATGCACTGCTGGCGGTGTTCGCACAGAACGCCGTCTTTACCCGTGCGCTGGGCGTGTCCCGTCTGGTGCAGCTGGTGGGCGATGACCGCATCAGCAGCTGGCTGTTCGGCATGCAGCTGTGCATCACCCAGATTTTGGTAACGCCCTTTGCATGGTATGCCGGCAGCCGGATCGCGCCGCTGGCAAACCGTGCCCAGCTGCGCCCGCTGGTCTATATTGCCAGCATCGCCGTGGTGTGCCTGCTGGAACACGCGGTGCTGTGGCTGGCAAAGGGCCTGCCGCACCGCAGTGCACTGCTGCGCATCGTGCCGCTGGCGGGCCTGAACAGCTGTGTGCTGGGCACCGTGCTGGTGGAGCGCACCCAGAGCTTTACGCTGGGCCAGTCCCTCGGGTTTGGTCTGGGCAGCGGCCTTGGCTATGTGCTGGCGGTGCTGCTGGTAACGGAAGCCCGCCACCGCCTGCGCAGCAAGGCCATCCCGGAAGCCTTCCGCGGCCTGCCCATCACGCTGGTGTACATCGGTGTGCTGGCACTGGCGATCTATGGTTTTACCGGACATTCTGTGATCCTGTGA
- a CDS encoding FadR/GntR family transcriptional regulator codes for MSEFSHLKNKLLAEQVEDEIYHYILDTPLEPGTKLPNEFELGEKFGVGRSTVREAVKLLSSKGIVEVRRGSGTYVVTTAKGLSDPLNLRSVQDKNALALDLVNVRLLLEPGMAEMAALNASDEDIERIQRLCDRVESKIHSGDLYIEDDIAFHTCIAESSKNMVVEQLIPIIDTAVMMFVNVTHKKLTEETILTHRMITEAIARHDPIGARSAMVMHLNFNRKKALRRRMGNLTPLHFTSPHSARAVRGLFMSEVV; via the coding sequence ATGAGCGAATTTTCCCATCTGAAAAACAAGCTTCTGGCCGAGCAGGTGGAGGATGAGATCTACCATTATATTCTGGACACGCCGCTGGAACCGGGCACCAAGCTGCCCAACGAATTTGAACTGGGCGAAAAGTTTGGCGTGGGCCGCAGCACCGTGCGCGAAGCGGTGAAGCTGCTGTCCAGCAAGGGCATCGTGGAGGTGCGGCGGGGCTCTGGCACCTATGTGGTCACGACCGCCAAGGGCCTTTCGGACCCACTGAACCTGCGCAGCGTGCAGGACAAGAACGCGCTGGCGCTGGATCTGGTGAACGTGCGCCTGCTGCTGGAGCCGGGCATGGCCGAGATGGCAGCGCTGAACGCTTCCGACGAGGATATCGAGCGCATCCAGCGCCTGTGCGACCGGGTGGAGAGCAAGATCCACAGCGGTGATCTGTACATTGAGGACGACATCGCATTCCATACCTGCATCGCAGAGAGCAGCAAGAACATGGTGGTGGAACAGCTGATCCCCATTATCGATACGGCGGTCATGATGTTCGTGAACGTCACCCACAAAAAGCTGACGGAGGAGACCATCCTGACCCACCGCATGATCACCGAAGCCATTGCCCGGCATGACCCCATTGGTGCCCGGTCTGCCATGGTGATGCACCTGAATTTCAACCGCAAGAAAGCTTTACGACGGCGAATGGGAAACCTGACGCCGCTGCATTTTACGTCCCCGCACAGCGCAAGGGCTGTGCGGGGACTTTTTATGTCTGAAGTTGTCTGA
- a CDS encoding putative glycoside hydrolase codes for MAKYKRQKVKRYHRSFYSRGARIKRGVGILVLVLVVLGAAWLAAPHVLDWATHTWYTVVKNRDLEAESASRAAASSEAAASAAAEEAASSQPEPEQPKGLDGRAVTGGSWAAVDVSALADDASIRAAAQQLKAQGADYGLVTLKTPDGSICYASQVPAAAQSIAGTTVDPARIAAIFREEGVIPVAQLAAFKDPISSRTDRSMAIHYGDGLWLDAQKDGNAWLNPYSAAAVEYVGDLVAEVQGMGFEQVVLTNVQFPKLSRKQDYGETSGVSRADQLKADIAALQSRFAGSMTLWFSYTLDQCNTNSVSLDVPAVTLGMDNLLVTADKAVDADSRTALEQSAAGQGVQHLVLHSADIFQ; via the coding sequence ATGGCAAAGTATAAACGGCAGAAGGTCAAGCGCTACCACCGCAGCTTCTACAGCCGGGGCGCCCGCATCAAGCGCGGCGTTGGCATCCTGGTGCTGGTGCTGGTGGTGCTGGGCGCGGCATGGCTGGCGGCACCCCATGTGCTGGACTGGGCCACGCACACATGGTACACCGTGGTGAAGAACCGGGATCTGGAAGCGGAATCTGCATCCCGCGCAGCGGCTTCCTCCGAAGCGGCTGCATCTGCGGCGGCAGAGGAAGCGGCCTCGTCCCAGCCGGAGCCGGAACAGCCCAAGGGGCTGGACGGCAGGGCCGTCACCGGCGGCAGCTGGGCGGCGGTGGACGTAAGTGCCCTTGCCGATGACGCATCCATCCGTGCGGCGGCACAGCAGCTCAAGGCACAGGGGGCAGACTACGGCCTTGTGACCCTGAAAACACCGGATGGCAGCATCTGCTACGCTTCGCAGGTGCCGGCTGCCGCCCAGAGCATTGCCGGTACCACCGTGGACCCGGCCCGCATCGCGGCTATCTTCCGGGAAGAGGGCGTGATCCCTGTGGCCCAGCTTGCAGCCTTCAAGGACCCCATCTCCTCCCGCACCGACCGCAGCATGGCTATCCACTACGGCGACGGCCTGTGGCTGGACGCCCAGAAGGACGGCAATGCATGGCTGAACCCCTACTCCGCTGCGGCAGTGGAATATGTAGGCGACCTTGTGGCCGAGGTGCAGGGCATGGGCTTTGAGCAGGTGGTCCTGACCAATGTCCAGTTCCCGAAGCTCAGCCGCAAACAGGACTACGGCGAGACCAGCGGCGTTTCCCGCGCGGATCAGCTCAAGGCGGATATCGCCGCCCTGCAGAGCCGCTTTGCGGGCAGCATGACCCTGTGGTTCAGCTACACGCTGGATCAGTGCAATACCAACAGCGTGTCGCTGGATGTGCCTGCTGTGACGCTGGGCATGGACAACCTGCTGGTGACGGCAGACAAGGCGGTGGACGCCGACAGCCGCACCGCACTGGAGCAGTCTGCCGCCGGACAGGGCGTGCAGCATCTGGTGCTGCACAGCGCCGACATCTTCCAGTAA
- a CDS encoding Rnf-Nqr domain containing protein — translation MRRATAELIVKDSGKFAHHDRVFLNNPVVMQGMGLAPLVVLATSGQNAVMLAAAVALLLVPSRVLACLLSRLVPLYDEDPAPETLQKKLLPRALVYGFSTAVVYLAVYPILNMLFGTGLLSLGIYLPMLTVEPLLTYRFGRVQETVRKAVSKGLRITVGYALLLVLLGCIREWLAAGTVFGVAVSRPVLPMAGMPAGGFIVLGVLCAVWRALAARRRAYLTKEAGNLVDVHSQKEADREG, via the coding sequence ATGAGACGCGCAACGGCTGAACTGATCGTAAAAGACTCCGGCAAATTTGCCCACCATGACCGGGTGTTCCTGAATAACCCGGTGGTCATGCAGGGCATGGGTCTGGCCCCGCTGGTGGTGCTTGCCACCAGCGGCCAGAATGCGGTGATGCTGGCGGCGGCGGTGGCGCTGCTGCTGGTGCCCTCCCGCGTGCTGGCCTGCCTGCTGAGCCGCCTTGTGCCCCTGTACGACGAGGACCCTGCCCCGGAAACGCTGCAGAAAAAGCTGCTGCCCCGTGCACTGGTGTACGGCTTCAGCACTGCTGTGGTGTATCTGGCGGTGTACCCCATCCTGAACATGCTGTTCGGCACCGGCCTGCTGAGCCTTGGCATCTATCTGCCCATGCTCACGGTGGAGCCGCTGCTGACCTACCGTTTCGGCCGCGTACAGGAGACGGTGCGCAAGGCCGTTTCCAAGGGCCTGCGCATCACCGTGGGCTATGCTTTGCTGCTGGTGCTGCTGGGCTGCATCCGTGAATGGCTGGCCGCAGGCACTGTGTTCGGCGTGGCAGTCAGCCGCCCGGTGCTGCCCATGGCCGGGATGCCGGCGGGCGGCTTTATCGTGCTGGGCGTGCTTTGCGCGGTATGGCGTGCGCTGGCCGCAAGGCGCAGGGCATATCTCACCAAAGAGGCGGGCAACCTTGTGGATGTGCATTCCCAGAAGGAGGCGGACCGCGAAGGATGA
- a CDS encoding PLP-dependent aminotransferase family protein, which translates to MYRSIWPCPPARPVCPSRRRRRCRPPPPPVRYDLSTRGVDPGLFPFRTWARLQKELLYSSPELLTHGDAQGDPALRRALAEYLSEYRGVQCGPHQIVVGAGLEYLLSLLAPLLPGMAAVETPGYPRAKQVLENSGVHCCCLPVDGDGLSVEALNRSDAAVCYVTPSHQFPTGVTMPAGRRAELLHWAARRPGGRYIIEDDYDSEFRFDTRPLPSLQGMAGADGPVVYLSTCSRSLAPSIRIAYMVLPEHLLPAWREKYRLYSGTVSRFEQQTLARFITEGYFTRHLARERVAYKARRDALAAALTAAFGPEELTLAGLHTGLHLLAKLRDPPPDDALRRAAEAEGVQLGLLSDYDLTGEAPSAAGTLVLGYGSLKDEACASVGETLKKVCTAAWEASVTV; encoded by the coding sequence ATGTACAGGAGTATCTGGCCCTGCCCTCCCGCCCGGCCGGTCTGCCCCAGCCGCCGGCGCCGCCGGTGCCGCCCCCCCCCGCCGCCGGTGCGATACGACCTTTCCACCCGGGGCGTGGACCCGGGGCTGTTCCCCTTCCGCACATGGGCGCGGCTGCAGAAGGAGCTGCTGTACTCTTCGCCGGAGCTGCTCACCCACGGCGATGCGCAGGGCGACCCGGCCCTGCGGCGGGCACTGGCCGAATATCTTTCCGAATACCGGGGCGTGCAGTGCGGGCCGCATCAGATCGTGGTGGGAGCCGGTCTGGAATACCTGCTGAGCCTGCTGGCCCCGCTGCTGCCGGGCATGGCCGCAGTGGAAACGCCGGGCTACCCCCGCGCAAAACAGGTGCTGGAGAACAGCGGCGTGCACTGCTGCTGCCTGCCGGTGGACGGCGACGGCCTCTCGGTGGAGGCGCTGAACCGGTCGGATGCGGCGGTGTGCTACGTCACGCCCAGCCACCAGTTCCCCACCGGCGTCACCATGCCGGCGGGCCGCAGAGCCGAGCTTCTGCACTGGGCGGCCCGCAGGCCGGGCGGGCGGTACATCATAGAGGACGACTACGACTCCGAGTTCCGTTTTGACACCCGTCCCCTGCCCAGCCTGCAGGGCATGGCGGGTGCAGACGGCCCGGTGGTGTACCTCTCCACCTGCTCCCGCAGTCTGGCCCCCAGCATCCGCATTGCCTATATGGTGCTGCCGGAGCACCTTCTGCCCGCATGGAGAGAAAAGTACCGGCTCTATTCCGGCACCGTGAGCCGCTTTGAGCAGCAGACGCTGGCCCGGTTCATCACAGAAGGCTATTTTACCCGGCATCTGGCCCGGGAGCGGGTGGCCTACAAGGCCCGGCGGGACGCACTGGCTGCAGCGCTGACGGCAGCCTTCGGGCCGGAGGAGCTGACCCTTGCGGGCCTGCACACCGGTCTGCATCTGCTGGCAAAGCTCAGGGACCCGCCGCCGGACGACGCCCTGCGCCGCGCCGCCGAAGCCGAAGGCGTGCAGCTGGGCCTGCTGAGCGACTATGACCTGACCGGCGAAGCCCCCTCGGCGGCGGGCACGCTGGTGCTGGGCTACGGCTCCTTGAAGGACGAGGCCTGTGCCTCGGTGGGCGAAACGTTGAAAAAGGTCTGCACGGCGGCGTGGGAAGCGTCCGTGACCGTGTAG
- a CDS encoding DEAD/DEAH box helicase — protein MTFKELNLSAPLLRAVQEAGYETPSPIQAAAIPPVLSGRDLMGCAQTGTGKTAAFALPMLDRLTANAPRRKGAIRALILTPTRELALQIGESFDAYGKYLKLRSTVIFGGVGQAPQVEALKKGVDILIACPGRLNDLIGQGFIDLSDLEIFVLDEADRMLDMGFVHDVKKVIAKLPGERQNLMFSATMPTEIEQLAAGILRKPAFVKVDPVSSTVDRIQQSLYHVEKGNKKFLLPWLIKNLQPPVVNALVFSRTKHGADKIAKDLTKQGIPAAAIHGNKSQTARVAALENFKAGKTKVLVATDIAARGIDISELSHVFNYDLPEVPETYVHRIGRTARAGADGTAVSFCAPEEQEYLAGIEKLNRRKIPVVSGHPWDGVPAPVRPEPPVRGKKPKAAAAEPAEKQAAKQAKPAKSEAKPEKKAAPAPKVQAKPVKIEKEEPLMDDTKRTSGGRSSDRRSNTGSRPRREQNAPARGSNAQPKFDPHFVSAPEATPLRPAKKAPAAPAAPAIRTAAQPAQQSGGSQGPRGRRNERPARQNGQPAAQNQNAEQGRSANNGPRSRQNGPRSAQPAAARAPKTESGRRSRAAVRDDDPGLVLISRRPPQQKFTNFEEYMNAHGGATAPIEDHSDEV, from the coding sequence ATGACTTTTAAAGAATTGAATCTGTCCGCCCCGCTCCTGCGCGCTGTGCAGGAAGCAGGCTATGAGACCCCGTCGCCCATTCAGGCGGCGGCGATCCCGCCGGTGCTGTCCGGCCGGGATCTGATGGGCTGTGCCCAGACCGGTACCGGCAAGACGGCTGCTTTTGCGCTGCCCATGCTGGACCGGCTCACGGCCAATGCGCCCCGCAGAAAGGGGGCCATCCGCGCCCTGATCCTGACCCCCACCCGTGAGCTTGCCCTGCAGATCGGCGAGAGCTTTGACGCCTACGGCAAGTATCTCAAGCTGCGCAGCACCGTCATTTTTGGCGGCGTAGGGCAGGCACCGCAGGTGGAAGCGCTCAAAAAGGGGGTAGACATCCTCATTGCCTGCCCGGGACGGCTCAACGACCTGATCGGACAGGGCTTCATCGACCTGTCGGACCTTGAGATCTTTGTGCTGGACGAAGCCGACCGGATGCTGGATATGGGCTTTGTGCACGACGTGAAGAAGGTGATCGCAAAGCTGCCCGGGGAGCGCCAGAACCTGATGTTCAGCGCCACCATGCCCACCGAGATCGAGCAGCTGGCGGCCGGCATCCTGCGCAAGCCCGCCTTTGTGAAGGTGGACCCGGTGTCCAGCACCGTGGACCGCATCCAGCAGAGCCTGTATCATGTGGAAAAGGGCAACAAGAAATTCCTGCTGCCCTGGCTCATCAAGAACCTGCAGCCCCCGGTGGTGAATGCGCTGGTGTTCAGCCGCACCAAGCACGGCGCGGATAAGATCGCAAAAGACCTCACCAAGCAGGGCATCCCGGCTGCGGCGATCCATGGCAACAAGAGCCAGACCGCCCGCGTCGCCGCACTGGAAAACTTCAAGGCCGGCAAGACCAAGGTGCTGGTAGCCACCGATATCGCCGCCCGCGGCATCGATATCAGCGAGCTGTCCCACGTGTTCAACTACGACCTGCCCGAGGTGCCGGAGACCTATGTGCACCGCATCGGCCGCACGGCCCGTGCCGGTGCCGACGGTACGGCGGTCAGCTTCTGCGCACCCGAGGAACAGGAGTATCTGGCAGGCATCGAAAAGCTGAACCGCCGCAAGATCCCTGTGGTGAGCGGCCACCCATGGGACGGCGTGCCCGCGCCGGTGCGCCCGGAGCCGCCCGTGCGCGGCAAAAAGCCCAAGGCCGCTGCCGCCGAACCGGCAGAAAAGCAGGCCGCAAAACAGGCAAAGCCTGCAAAGAGCGAAGCAAAGCCTGAAAAAAAGGCCGCACCCGCACCCAAAGTGCAGGCGAAGCCTGTAAAAATCGAAAAAGAGGAACCACTCATGGATGATACCAAGCGCACTTCCGGCGGACGCAGCAGCGACCGCCGTTCCAATACTGGCAGCCGCCCGCGCCGGGAACAGAATGCTCCTGCCCGCGGCAGCAATGCACAGCCCAAGTTTGACCCGCACTTTGTCAGTGCGCCGGAGGCCACGCCGCTGCGCCCGGCCAAGAAGGCCCCGGCTGCACCTGCCGCCCCGGCCATCCGCACCGCCGCGCAGCCTGCACAGCAGTCCGGCGGCAGTCAGGGTCCACGCGGCCGCCGCAATGAACGCCCGGCACGCCAGAACGGTCAGCCTGCCGCCCAGAACCAGAACGCGGAGCAGGGCCGCAGCGCAAACAACGGCCCCCGCAGCCGTCAGAACGGCCCCCGCAGCGCCCAGCCCGCAGCGGCCCGCGCACCCAAAACGGAGTCCGGCCGCCGCAGCCGTGCCGCTGTACGGGACGATGACCCGGGTCTGGTGCTCATCAGCCGCCGGCCGCCGCAGCAGAAGTTCACCAACTTTGAGGAATATATGAATGCCCACGGCGGCGCAACTGCCCCCATTGAGGACCACAGCGACGAAGTATGA
- a CDS encoding DUF1015 domain-containing protein, with product MNTKSCFAPAHILLPSAQIPLEKWGCIACDQFTSDRDYWQKAEAAAAGSPSTLNLILPEVYLEDGDADARIEKIHAAMDDYAQNVLTRAVDGFIYVERTEQSGKVRQGLVGMVDLEAYSYRRGEKCTVRPSESTVESRIPPRMKVRTGASLETPHIMMLADDPGCTLIEPVAAHKQELPKVYEGELMLNGGHIAGWAVEDPALIAQIEDALAVLGSQEEFDKKYPDATRRDPLTLAVGDGNHSLATAKACWEELKKTLTPEQAAVHPARWCLAEVCNVHSPAIEIEPIHRVLFNVDCATVLLSLITWSDSNMVGCCFGGGKQQPFTLAGPHMSNVLSFENPTEPLTVGTIDDFIADYMERHTEARVDYVHDEPAVRALCKKGAVAFLMPPFAKSDLFKGVVMGGVLPRKTFSMGHAEEKRYYVECRKITE from the coding sequence ATGAATACCAAATCCTGCTTTGCACCGGCCCATATCCTTCTGCCTTCGGCACAGATCCCGCTGGAAAAGTGGGGCTGCATCGCCTGCGACCAGTTCACCAGTGACCGGGATTACTGGCAGAAGGCCGAGGCCGCTGCAGCGGGCAGTCCCAGCACCCTGAACCTGATCCTGCCGGAGGTCTATCTGGAGGACGGCGATGCGGACGCCCGCATTGAAAAGATTCACGCCGCCATGGACGATTACGCACAGAATGTGCTTACCCGCGCGGTGGACGGCTTTATCTACGTAGAGCGCACCGAGCAGAGCGGCAAGGTGCGGCAGGGCCTTGTGGGCATGGTGGATCTGGAAGCCTACAGCTACCGCCGGGGCGAGAAATGCACGGTGCGCCCCAGCGAGAGCACCGTGGAAAGCCGCATCCCACCTCGCATGAAGGTGCGCACCGGCGCCAGCCTGGAAACGCCTCACATCATGATGCTGGCCGATGACCCGGGCTGCACCCTCATCGAGCCGGTGGCAGCGCACAAGCAGGAGCTGCCCAAGGTATACGAGGGCGAATTGATGCTGAACGGCGGCCACATTGCGGGCTGGGCCGTGGAAGACCCTGCCCTCATCGCGCAGATCGAGGATGCACTGGCCGTGCTGGGCAGTCAGGAAGAGTTTGACAAAAAGTACCCGGATGCCACCCGCCGCGACCCGCTGACGCTGGCCGTGGGCGACGGCAACCATTCGCTGGCCACCGCAAAGGCCTGCTGGGAGGAGCTGAAAAAGACCCTGACGCCGGAGCAGGCCGCGGTGCATCCCGCCCGCTGGTGTCTGGCCGAGGTGTGCAATGTGCACTCGCCCGCCATCGAGATCGAGCCCATCCACCGGGTGCTGTTCAATGTGGACTGCGCCACGGTGCTGCTGAGCCTGATCACGTGGAGCGACTCCAATATGGTCGGCTGCTGCTTCGGCGGCGGCAAGCAGCAGCCCTTCACGCTGGCAGGGCCGCACATGTCCAACGTGCTCAGCTTCGAGAACCCCACCGAGCCGCTGACCGTGGGCACCATCGACGATTTTATTGCGGACTATATGGAACGCCACACGGAGGCACGGGTGGATTACGTCCACGATGAGCCTGCCGTCCGCGCCCTGTGCAAAAAGGGCGCTGTGGCCTTTCTGATGCCGCCGTTTGCCAAGAGCGACCTGTTCAAGGGCGTTGTGATGGGCGGCGTGCTGCCCCGCAAGACCTTCAGCATGGGCCACGCCGAAGAAAAGCGGTACTACGTGGAGTGCCGGAAAATTACGGAATAA